A stretch of Vannielia litorea DNA encodes these proteins:
- the hisI gene encoding phosphoribosyl-AMP cyclohydrolase — MSFDTETLVYDAKGLIPAVAQDAASGEVLMVAWMNAEAVAKTLETGRVTYWSRSRASFWVKGETSGHVQTLVEMRVDCDRDCLLVLVEQEGPACHTNRRSCFYTAVRAGEEVIISEPIA, encoded by the coding sequence ATGTCGTTCGACACCGAGACATTGGTCTATGACGCAAAGGGGCTGATACCCGCCGTGGCACAGGATGCCGCGAGCGGCGAGGTGCTCATGGTGGCCTGGATGAACGCCGAGGCGGTGGCGAAAACGCTCGAGACCGGGCGGGTGACCTATTGGTCGCGGTCGCGCGCCAGCTTCTGGGTGAAGGGCGAGACCTCGGGGCATGTGCAGACGCTGGTGGAGATGCGGGTCGATTGCGACCGCGATTGCCTGCTGGTGCTCGTGGAGCAGGAGGGCCCGGCCTGCCATACCAATCGGCGGAGCTGCTTTTACACCGCCGTTCGGGCGGGGGAAGAAGTGATCATCTCCGAGCCGATCGCATGA
- a CDS encoding iron-sulfur cluster assembly scaffold protein yields the protein MNAENDLIKLYSGRILSLAADIPLTDRLEAPQATVKRRSPLCGSTVTVDLNVEDGRISAFGQDVKACALGQASAAIVGANVIGRTAEEIRTARDQLKAMLTAEGPVPDAPFEDYEVLLPARGYRNRHASIMLTLEALAEAMEQAGA from the coding sequence ATGAACGCCGAAAACGACCTGATCAAGCTCTACTCGGGCCGGATTCTGTCGCTCGCGGCCGACATTCCGCTGACCGACCGGCTGGAGGCACCCCAGGCCACGGTCAAGCGGCGCTCGCCCCTCTGCGGCTCCACCGTGACCGTCGATCTGAACGTCGAGGACGGGCGCATTTCGGCCTTCGGGCAGGATGTGAAGGCCTGCGCCCTTGGCCAGGCCTCAGCCGCCATCGTCGGGGCCAATGTGATCGGCCGCACAGCCGAGGAGATCCGCACCGCCCGCGACCAGCTCAAGGCGATGCTCACCGCCGAGGGCCCGGTGCCCGACGCGCCTTTCGAGGATTACGAGGTGCTGCTGCCCGCGCGGGGCTACCGCAACCGCCACGCCTCGATCATGCTCACGCTGGAGGCCTTGGCCGAGGCGATGGAGCAGGCCGGCGCCTGA
- a CDS encoding LysR family transcriptional regulator: MPSWDDLKFALALSRHGRMNSAAQSLGINVATMSRRIERLGEILGQPPFVKKADGWEPSPVITGLLDIAEEVEQRLETEMNSIRSGTAAQNTRFSIGCPPIISLFVLYPNIANRDPALGNVSYSFTQRVMEDGLGENDLVIQHKRPESGRVITQKIATLSSSIYRLKGGRETGGWVSLSEQYDPTPFNQAGYRFFGTPPSVRVQSMYELYELIGATGMAGPIPDLVAASNPELEIVPGGETISETALWLIYHASRRGDPVMEQTVAWVKDSFARMQSQQSRVVNLRRA; the protein is encoded by the coding sequence ATGCCGTCGTGGGACGATCTCAAGTTTGCTCTCGCCCTCTCACGTCACGGCCGGATGAACTCTGCCGCCCAGAGCCTCGGCATCAACGTCGCCACCATGTCGCGCCGGATCGAGCGCCTCGGCGAGATCCTCGGCCAGCCTCCCTTTGTCAAGAAAGCCGACGGCTGGGAGCCGAGCCCCGTCATCACCGGCCTGCTCGACATCGCCGAAGAGGTCGAACAGCGGCTGGAGACCGAGATGAACAGCATCCGCTCCGGCACCGCCGCGCAGAACACCCGGTTCTCCATCGGCTGCCCGCCGATCATTTCTCTCTTCGTGCTCTACCCCAACATTGCCAACCGCGACCCAGCCCTGGGCAACGTGAGCTACAGCTTCACCCAGCGCGTGATGGAGGATGGCCTGGGCGAGAACGACCTGGTGATCCAGCACAAGCGCCCCGAGTCCGGCCGGGTCATCACCCAGAAGATCGCCACGCTCTCCTCCAGCATCTACCGGCTCAAGGGCGGGCGGGAGACCGGCGGGTGGGTCTCGCTCAGCGAGCAGTATGACCCCACGCCCTTCAACCAGGCCGGCTACCGGTTCTTCGGCACCCCGCCTTCGGTGCGGGTTCAGTCGATGTACGAGCTTTACGAGCTGATCGGCGCCACCGGCATGGCGGGCCCCATCCCCGACCTGGTCGCCGCCAGCAACCCCGAGCTCGAGATCGTTCCGGGCGGCGAGACCATCTCCGAAACCGCGCTCTGGCTGATCTACCACGCCTCGCGCAGGGGCGATCCGGTGATGGAACAGACCGTTGCCTGGGTGAAGGACAGCTTTGCCAGAATGCAAAGCCAACAGTCCAGGGTGGTCAACCTGCGTCGCGCCTGA
- the gluQRS gene encoding tRNA glutamyl-Q(34) synthetase GluQRS: protein MTFTTRFAPSPTGPLHLGHAFSALLAHDMARSAGGRFLLRIDDLDQSRARPEWEAQLKGDLAWLGLTWPEPCRRQSDHLADYRAALDRLTARGLTYPCQCSRRDISAAASAPQEGAPHFGPDGLIYPGTCRARSMSEARPGDAIRLDIEKALGQGALPGFTETGPAHAGQHLLTADYLLTGIGDPVLARPQMGASYHLSVVVDDAAQGVTHVIRGEDLFTATFLHRFLQHLLDLPTPAYHHHALIRDAAGKRLAKRDDARAIARYRDDGLTPEQIRSMVDL, encoded by the coding sequence GTGACATTCACCACCCGTTTTGCCCCTTCGCCCACCGGCCCGCTGCACCTCGGCCATGCCTTTTCGGCCCTTCTGGCCCATGACATGGCCCGCAGCGCCGGGGGACGCTTCCTGCTCCGGATCGACGATCTCGACCAGTCCCGCGCCCGCCCCGAATGGGAGGCCCAGCTCAAGGGCGATCTCGCCTGGCTCGGGCTCACATGGCCCGAGCCCTGCCGCCGCCAGTCCGATCACCTCGCCGACTACCGCGCCGCGCTCGACCGCCTCACCGCGCGCGGCCTCACCTACCCCTGCCAGTGCTCCCGCCGCGACATCTCCGCCGCCGCCTCCGCCCCGCAGGAGGGCGCACCGCACTTTGGGCCCGATGGCCTCATCTACCCCGGCACCTGTCGTGCGCGTTCGATGTCCGAGGCCCGCCCCGGCGACGCGATCCGCCTCGACATCGAAAAGGCCCTCGGCCAGGGCGCGCTCCCCGGCTTCACCGAGACCGGCCCGGCCCACGCCGGCCAGCACCTGCTCACCGCCGACTACCTGCTCACCGGCATCGGAGACCCGGTGCTCGCCCGTCCGCAGATGGGCGCGAGCTACCATCTTTCCGTGGTGGTCGATGACGCCGCGCAGGGCGTCACCCATGTCATTCGCGGCGAGGATCTCTTCACCGCAACCTTTCTCCACCGCTTCCTGCAACATCTCCTCGACCTGCCCACGCCCGCCTATCACCACCACGCGCTCATCCGCGACGCGGCGGGCAAGCGGCTGGCCAAGCGCGACGACGCCCGCGCCATCGCCCGCTACCGCGACGACGGGCTCACGCCGGAGCAAATTCGTTCCATGGTAGACCTTTAA
- the trmFO gene encoding methylenetetrahydrofolate--tRNA-(uracil(54)-C(5))-methyltransferase (FADH(2)-oxidizing) TrmFO: MTKPLHIIGAGMAGSEAAWQAVSAGIPVVLHEMRPHIGTFAHQTGNFAEMVCSNSFRSDDDEQNAVGLLHWEMRAAQGLVITSADRHALPAGSALGIDREPFSEWITAQLRNHPLVTVSEGEITALPKPEDGLAIIATGPLTSGALAEAIAAETGAEALAFFDAIAPIVHADTVDMSVAWMQSRYDKGETEEERTAYMNCPMNRAQYEAFIDALLEAEKTEFREGETAKYFDGCLPIEVMAERGRETLRHGPMKPIGLTNAHKPDEKAYAVVQLRRDNKLGTLYNIVGFQTKMKYGAQASVFRMIPGLENAQFARLGGIHRNTFLNSPTLLDAEMRLKSRPHIRFAGQITGVEGYVESTAMGLLAGRLAVAELRGERLPPVPETTAMGALVTHITGGAEAKTFQPMNVNFGLFPPVEAKGGRRGRKDRYKAYTDRAKEDWQAWLNSAAQPVEPA, from the coding sequence ATGACCAAACCGCTCCATATCATCGGCGCCGGCATGGCCGGCTCCGAGGCCGCATGGCAGGCCGTCTCCGCAGGCATCCCCGTGGTGCTCCACGAAATGCGCCCCCACATCGGCACCTTCGCCCATCAGACCGGCAACTTTGCCGAGATGGTCTGCTCCAACTCCTTCCGCTCCGACGACGACGAGCAAAACGCCGTGGGCCTCCTGCACTGGGAGATGCGCGCCGCTCAAGGCCTCGTCATCACCTCCGCCGACCGTCACGCGCTCCCCGCTGGATCGGCGCTCGGGATCGACCGCGAGCCGTTTTCCGAGTGGATCACCGCACAGTTGAGAAACCACCCGCTTGTCACTGTTTCCGAAGGCGAAATCACCGCCCTGCCCAAGCCCGAGGATGGCCTTGCCATCATCGCCACCGGCCCGCTGACCTCCGGTGCCCTGGCCGAGGCAATCGCCGCCGAGACTGGCGCCGAGGCCCTCGCCTTCTTCGATGCCATCGCCCCCATCGTCCACGCCGACACCGTCGACATGTCCGTGGCTTGGATGCAGTCGCGCTACGACAAGGGCGAGACCGAGGAAGAGCGCACCGCCTACATGAACTGCCCGATGAACCGCGCCCAGTATGAGGCCTTCATCGACGCGCTGCTCGAGGCCGAGAAAACCGAGTTCCGCGAGGGCGAGACCGCGAAATACTTCGACGGCTGCCTGCCCATCGAGGTCATGGCCGAGCGCGGCCGCGAGACCCTCCGCCACGGCCCCATGAAGCCCATCGGCCTCACCAACGCCCACAAGCCCGACGAGAAGGCCTATGCCGTCGTCCAGCTGCGGCGCGACAACAAGCTGGGCACGCTCTACAACATCGTGGGCTTCCAGACCAAGATGAAGTATGGCGCGCAAGCCTCTGTATTCCGAATGATTCCGGGCCTTGAGAACGCGCAGTTCGCCCGCCTCGGCGGCATCCACCGCAACACCTTCCTCAACAGCCCCACGCTGCTCGACGCCGAGATGCGGCTGAAGTCCCGGCCCCACATCCGCTTCGCCGGCCAGATCACCGGGGTCGAGGGCTATGTCGAGAGCACCGCCATGGGTCTGCTCGCCGGTCGCCTCGCCGTGGCCGAACTGCGCGGCGAGCGCCTTCCACCGGTGCCAGAGACCACCGCCATGGGCGCGCTCGTCACCCACATCACCGGTGGCGCGGAGGCCAAGACCTTCCAGCCGATGAACGTGAACTTCGGGCTTTTCCCGCCGGTCGAGGCCAAGGGCGGCCGCCGGGGCCGCAAGGACCGCTACAAGGCCTACACCGACCGTGCCAAGGAAGATTGGCAGGCCTGGTTGAACTCTGCCGCCCAACCCGTTGAACCGGCGTGA